Proteins encoded by one window of Antechinus flavipes isolate AdamAnt ecotype Samford, QLD, Australia chromosome 4, AdamAnt_v2, whole genome shotgun sequence:
- the LRRC41 gene encoding leucine-rich repeat-containing protein 41 isoform X1, with the protein MAAPRPRDASASQPLREAAVAMEASCGERSSAVGLEPSGPPELFVLCGWAVSAHMGVLESGVWGLPAPILQGILPLLNIYYLERAEQAAQKKGLSTQTIWIQLWDDVMRTRPPRSESVPCWRAKFLETFFCHVLRGTLDPACDWRLQDSRFSALQHSAPYVSQLTICNALQGVGELVAEAQREALEILARSLHTLKFRHLLFSDGAAQQALRRLLHRLIHHGAVQQVSMYSWPVPETALFILILTMSAGLWQPAPCDGPCGLCRADSLERAPALGEPAFLLAPGQPRRDTAERSAAALMATRWETEAREAQEQAMLVQESRTLGETGPGSPPTPASAPLPAQAAPRRNSSCSHPWQGPSTEPDDLYDFVFLIASEKEEQDEPSGAWEPGGRDLPSLDSAQRFRSISSLELFTIPLSTESTLVLCHLLRSWVSLEKLTLSYNGLGSNIFYLLEGLQALSAQASCRLRSFHFTDLFSPLSVLELAHTTLRVLPRLHILAIRIDHLSPEDSPRAPSSSSTETGHEDIPENCLKQLELAFPRRPQASKCLCQVLEASPALQQLALDSATFTSPRELGLVLQTLRECNPALQKLSFHDMNLADCQKEVLLLLQDPSLRELTLSFCRLLEKRRTHFLPKLVTAMKSNSTLKSFRVPGNRLGSSGLVALAEIFSSDSSSSLCQLDISSNCIKPDGLLEFAKQLEQSHPNRGTFGHLCLFQNWLDQDPGMAEEAIGRLRATFSVVSDTWDSSQAFADYVGMM; encoded by the exons ATGGCAGCCCCCAGGCCTCGAGACGCTAGTGCCAGCCAGCCCCTACGTGAGGCGGCGGTCGCCATGGAGGCCTCTTGCGGGGAAAGAAGCTCTGCGGTGGGCTTGGAGCCCAGCGGCCCCCCAGAGTTGTTCGTGTTGTGCGGCTGGGCCGTGAGCGCCCACATGGGTGTCCTGGAAAGTGGGGTGTGGG GCCTTCCAGCTCCCATACTTCAAGGCATCTTACCACTGCTCAATATCTATTACCTGGAGAGGGCTGAGCAAGCAGCCCAGAAGAAAG GCCTCTCTACACAGACTATCTGGATTCAGCTCTGGGACGATGTGATGAGGACCAGGCCCCCCCGTTCTGAG AGTGTGCCCTGCTGGCGGGCCAAGTTCCTGGAGACCTTCTTCTGCCACGTGCTCCGAGGGACCCTCGACCCGGCCTGCGACTGGCGCCTCCAGGACAGCCGCTTCTCGGCCCTGCAGCACAGCGCGCCCTATGTCTCCCAGCTCACCATCTGCAACGCGCTGCAGGGAGTGGGGGAGCTGGTGGCCGAGGCCCAGCGCGAGGCTCTGGAGATCCTGGCCCGCTCCCTGCACACGCTCAAGTTCCGGCACCTGCTCTTCTCGGACGGGGCCGCCCAGCAGGCCCTGAGGAGGCTGCTGCACCGACTCATTCACCACGGGGCCGTCCAGCAGGTGTCCATGTACTCCTGGCCCGTGCCCGAGACCGCCCTCTTCATCCTCATCCTCACCATGAGCGCGGGCCTCTGGCAGCCGGCCCCCTGCGACGGGCCTTGCGGCCTGTGTAGGGCGGACTCCCTGGAGCGGGCCCCGGCCCTCGGTGAGCCCGCGTTCTTGCTGGCGCCCGGCCAGCCACGCCGGGACACCGCAGAGCGGTCGGCAGCCGCCCTGATGGCCACCCGCTGGGAGACGGAGGCCAGGGAAGCTCAGGAACAGGCCATGCTGGTGCAGGAGAGCCGGACGCTGGGGGAAACGGGCCCCGGGAGTCCTCCGACTCCGGCCAGCGCGCCTCTGCCGGCCCAGGCGGCTCCCAGGAGGAACAGTTCGTGCTCCCACCCCTGGCAGGGGCCCAGTACGGAGCCAGATGACCTCTACGACTTTGTCTTCCTCATTGCCAGTGAAAAAGAGGAGCAGGACGAGCCCTCGGGGGCCTGGGAGCCCGGCGGCAGGGACCTGCCCTCTCTGGACAGCGCCCAGCGCTTCCGCAGCATCTCCTCTCTGGAGCTGTTCACCATCCCGCTGTCCACGGAATCGACGCTCGTCCTGTGCCACCTGCTGCGCTCCTGGGTGTCCCTGGAGAAGCTCACCCTCTCCTATAACG GGCTGGGCTCCAACATTTTCTACCTGCTGGAGGGTCTGCAGGCCCTCTCAGCCCAGGCCAGCTGCCGCCTCCGCTCCTTCCACTTCACTGATCTCTTCTCCCCGCTGTCTGTGCTGGAGCTGGCCCACACCACCCTCAGGGTCCTGCCCAGGCTGCACATCCTCGCCATCCGGATTGACCATCTGAGCCCAGAGGACAGCCCCAGGGCCCCCAGCAGCTCTAGTACTGAGACCGGGCACGAGGACATTCCAG AGAACTGCCTGAAGCAGCTGGAGCTGGCCTTTCCCCGCAGGCCGCAGGCCAGCAAGTGCCTGTGCCAGGTCCTGGAGGCATCGCCCGCCTTGCAGCAGCTGGCCCTGGACAGTGCCACCTTCACCTCTCCCCGGGAACTGGGGCTGGTGCTCCAGACACTGCGAG AATGCAATCCAGCCCTGCAGAAGCTGAGCTTCCACGACATGAATCTCGCTGACTGCCAGAAGGAGGTGCTCTTGCTGCTCCAGGACCCCAGCCTTCGAG AGCTCACCCTGTCCTTCTGCCGCCTGCTGGAGAAGCGCCGGACCCACTTTCTGCCCAAGTTGGTCACAGCCATGAAAAGCAATTCCACTCTGAAGAGTTTCCGGGTGCCGGGGAACCGCCTGG GGAGCTCAGGCCTCGTGGCCCTGGCTGAGATCTTCTCTAGtgactcctcctcctctctctgccAGCTGGACATCAG CTCCAATTGCATCAAGCCAGACGGACTCCTTGAATTTGCCAAGCAGCTGGAGCAGAGCCACCCAAACCGTGGGACCTTCGGCCACCTCTGCCTCTTCCAGAACTGGCTGGACCAGGACCCCGGCATGGCCGAGGAGGCCATTGGCCGGCTGCGGGCCACGTTCAGTGTGGTTAGTGACACGTGGGACTCCTCCCAGGCCTTTGCCGACTATGTCGGTATGATGTGA
- the LRRC41 gene encoding leucine-rich repeat-containing protein 41 isoform X2: MRTRPPRSESVPCWRAKFLETFFCHVLRGTLDPACDWRLQDSRFSALQHSAPYVSQLTICNALQGVGELVAEAQREALEILARSLHTLKFRHLLFSDGAAQQALRRLLHRLIHHGAVQQVSMYSWPVPETALFILILTMSAGLWQPAPCDGPCGLCRADSLERAPALGEPAFLLAPGQPRRDTAERSAAALMATRWETEAREAQEQAMLVQESRTLGETGPGSPPTPASAPLPAQAAPRRNSSCSHPWQGPSTEPDDLYDFVFLIASEKEEQDEPSGAWEPGGRDLPSLDSAQRFRSISSLELFTIPLSTESTLVLCHLLRSWVSLEKLTLSYNGLGSNIFYLLEGLQALSAQASCRLRSFHFTDLFSPLSVLELAHTTLRVLPRLHILAIRIDHLSPEDSPRAPSSSSTETGHEDIPENCLKQLELAFPRRPQASKCLCQVLEASPALQQLALDSATFTSPRELGLVLQTLRECNPALQKLSFHDMNLADCQKEVLLLLQDPSLRELTLSFCRLLEKRRTHFLPKLVTAMKSNSTLKSFRVPGNRLGSSGLVALAEIFSSDSSSSLCQLDISSNCIKPDGLLEFAKQLEQSHPNRGTFGHLCLFQNWLDQDPGMAEEAIGRLRATFSVVSDTWDSSQAFADYVGMM, encoded by the exons ATGAGGACCAGGCCCCCCCGTTCTGAG AGTGTGCCCTGCTGGCGGGCCAAGTTCCTGGAGACCTTCTTCTGCCACGTGCTCCGAGGGACCCTCGACCCGGCCTGCGACTGGCGCCTCCAGGACAGCCGCTTCTCGGCCCTGCAGCACAGCGCGCCCTATGTCTCCCAGCTCACCATCTGCAACGCGCTGCAGGGAGTGGGGGAGCTGGTGGCCGAGGCCCAGCGCGAGGCTCTGGAGATCCTGGCCCGCTCCCTGCACACGCTCAAGTTCCGGCACCTGCTCTTCTCGGACGGGGCCGCCCAGCAGGCCCTGAGGAGGCTGCTGCACCGACTCATTCACCACGGGGCCGTCCAGCAGGTGTCCATGTACTCCTGGCCCGTGCCCGAGACCGCCCTCTTCATCCTCATCCTCACCATGAGCGCGGGCCTCTGGCAGCCGGCCCCCTGCGACGGGCCTTGCGGCCTGTGTAGGGCGGACTCCCTGGAGCGGGCCCCGGCCCTCGGTGAGCCCGCGTTCTTGCTGGCGCCCGGCCAGCCACGCCGGGACACCGCAGAGCGGTCGGCAGCCGCCCTGATGGCCACCCGCTGGGAGACGGAGGCCAGGGAAGCTCAGGAACAGGCCATGCTGGTGCAGGAGAGCCGGACGCTGGGGGAAACGGGCCCCGGGAGTCCTCCGACTCCGGCCAGCGCGCCTCTGCCGGCCCAGGCGGCTCCCAGGAGGAACAGTTCGTGCTCCCACCCCTGGCAGGGGCCCAGTACGGAGCCAGATGACCTCTACGACTTTGTCTTCCTCATTGCCAGTGAAAAAGAGGAGCAGGACGAGCCCTCGGGGGCCTGGGAGCCCGGCGGCAGGGACCTGCCCTCTCTGGACAGCGCCCAGCGCTTCCGCAGCATCTCCTCTCTGGAGCTGTTCACCATCCCGCTGTCCACGGAATCGACGCTCGTCCTGTGCCACCTGCTGCGCTCCTGGGTGTCCCTGGAGAAGCTCACCCTCTCCTATAACG GGCTGGGCTCCAACATTTTCTACCTGCTGGAGGGTCTGCAGGCCCTCTCAGCCCAGGCCAGCTGCCGCCTCCGCTCCTTCCACTTCACTGATCTCTTCTCCCCGCTGTCTGTGCTGGAGCTGGCCCACACCACCCTCAGGGTCCTGCCCAGGCTGCACATCCTCGCCATCCGGATTGACCATCTGAGCCCAGAGGACAGCCCCAGGGCCCCCAGCAGCTCTAGTACTGAGACCGGGCACGAGGACATTCCAG AGAACTGCCTGAAGCAGCTGGAGCTGGCCTTTCCCCGCAGGCCGCAGGCCAGCAAGTGCCTGTGCCAGGTCCTGGAGGCATCGCCCGCCTTGCAGCAGCTGGCCCTGGACAGTGCCACCTTCACCTCTCCCCGGGAACTGGGGCTGGTGCTCCAGACACTGCGAG AATGCAATCCAGCCCTGCAGAAGCTGAGCTTCCACGACATGAATCTCGCTGACTGCCAGAAGGAGGTGCTCTTGCTGCTCCAGGACCCCAGCCTTCGAG AGCTCACCCTGTCCTTCTGCCGCCTGCTGGAGAAGCGCCGGACCCACTTTCTGCCCAAGTTGGTCACAGCCATGAAAAGCAATTCCACTCTGAAGAGTTTCCGGGTGCCGGGGAACCGCCTGG GGAGCTCAGGCCTCGTGGCCCTGGCTGAGATCTTCTCTAGtgactcctcctcctctctctgccAGCTGGACATCAG CTCCAATTGCATCAAGCCAGACGGACTCCTTGAATTTGCCAAGCAGCTGGAGCAGAGCCACCCAAACCGTGGGACCTTCGGCCACCTCTGCCTCTTCCAGAACTGGCTGGACCAGGACCCCGGCATGGCCGAGGAGGCCATTGGCCGGCTGCGGGCCACGTTCAGTGTGGTTAGTGACACGTGGGACTCCTCCCAGGCCTTTGCCGACTATGTCGGTATGATGTGA
- the RAD54L gene encoding DNA repair and recombination protein RAD54-like isoform X2, whose translation MRRSLAPSQLAKRKSAGSASDEEDWSPETPKKRRSGGEASGRDCFLSPFRKPLTQLTNRPLCLDSSQHEAFIRSILSKPFKVPIPNYQGPLGLRALGIKRAGLRHALHDPFEEGALVLYEPPPLSAHDQLKLDREKLPVHVVVDPILSKILRPHQREGVKFLWECVTGRRIPGSHGCIMADEMGLGKTLQCITLMWTLLRQSPEGKPEIDKAVVVSPSSLVRNWSNEVHKWLGGRIHPLAIDGGSKEEIDQKLASFMNQRGSRVPSPILIISYETFRLHADALQRGSVGLVICDEGHRLKNSENQTYQALNSLNTSRRVLISGTPIQNDLLEYFSLVHFVSSGILGTAQEFKRHFELPILKGRDADASEAARQKGEERLRELVGIVNRCLIRRTSDILSKYLPVKIEQVVCCRLTPLQTELYRRFLQQAKPAEELREGKMSVSSLSSITSLKKLCNHPGLIYEKCVEEEEGFSGTLDLFPPGYSCKSVEPQLSGKMLVLDYILAVTRRSSSDKVVLVSNYTQTLDLFEKLCRLRRYLYVRLDGTMSIKKRAKVVERFNNPSSPDFIFMLSSKAGGCGLNLIGANRLVMFDPDWNPANDEQAMARVWRDGQKKTCYIYRLLSAGTIEEKIFQRQTHKKALSSCVVDEEQDVERHFSLGELRELFTLNELTPSDTHDKLRCRRCVNGRQVRPPPDGSDCTSDLAQWHHSADKRGLSDEVLLAAWDAAVTFAFHQRSHEEQRGLL comes from the exons ATG AGGAGGAGCCTGGCTCCGAGCCAGCTCGCCAAGAGGAAGTCAGCGGGCAGCGCCTCTGATGAAGAGGACTGGAGCCCGGAG ACTCCCAAGAAGCGGAGATCGGGCGGCGAGGCGAGTGGCCGGGACTGTTTCCTGTCACCCTTTCGGAAGCCCCTGACTCAGCTAACTAATCGGCCGCTCTGCCTGGACAGCAGCCAGCAT GAGGCGTTTATCCGGAGCATCTTGTCGAAGCCCTTCAAAGTCCCAATCCCCAATTACCAAG GGCCTCTGGGCCTCCGGGCCTTGGGCATCAAGCGGGCGGGGCTCCGCCATGCCCTCCACGACCCCTTCGAGGAAGGCGCGCTGGTTCTGTATGAGCCGCCGCCTCTGAGTGCCCATGACCAGCTGAAGCTCGACAG GGAGAAGCTCCCCGTCCATGTGGTGGTCGATCCCATTCTCAGCAAGATCTTACGGCCCCACCAGAGGGAG GGCGTCAAGTTTCTCTGGGAGTGTGTGACCGGCCGGCGCATCCCTGGCAGCCATGGCTGCATCATGGCGGACGAGATGGGCCTGGGCAAGACCCTGCAGTGCATCACGCTGATGTGGACGCTCTTGCGCCAGAGTCCTGAGGGCAAGCCGGAAATCGACAAGGCGGTGGTGGTCTCCCCCTCCAGCCTGGTCAGGAACTGGTCTAACGAAGTGCACAAGTGGCTGGGCGGCCGGATCCACCCCCTCGCCATCGATGGGGGCTCTAAAGAGGAGATCGACCAGAAACTGG CCAGCTTCATGAACCAGCGGGGCTCCAGGGTCCCCTCGCCGATCCTCATCATTTCCTATGAGACGTTCCGCCTGCACGCTGACGCCTTGCAGCGAGGGAGCGTGGGGCTGGTGATCTGTGACGAG GGCCACAGGCTCAAGAACTCGGAGAACCAGACGTACCAGGCCCTGAACAGCTTAAACACGAGCCGGCGGGTGCTCATCTCGGGGACCCCGATCCAGAATGATCTGCTGGAGTACTTCAGCCTGGTGCACTTCGTGAGCTCTGGCATCCTGG GGACGGCCCAGGAGTTCAAGAGGCACTTCGAGCTGCCGATTTTAAAGGGCAGAGATGCGGACGCGAGCGAGGCAGCCAGGCAGAAGGGCGAGGAGCGCCTCCGGGAGCTGGTCGGCATCGTGAACAG GTGTCTGATTCGGAGAACCTCGGACATCCTCTCCAAGTACCTGCCGGTGAAAATAGAGCAGGTGGTCTGCTGCAG GCTGACCCCGCTGCAGACTGAGCTGTACCGGCGGTTCCTCCAACAAGCCAAGCCGGCGGAGGAGCTGAGAGAGGGCAAGATGTCCGTGTCGTCCCTGTCTTCCATCACATCCCTGAAGAAGCTGTGTAACC ACCCAGGCCTGATCTACGAGAAgtgtgtggaggaggaagaaggctTCTCAGGAACCCTCGACTTGTTCCCCCCCGGCTACAGCTGCAAGTCGGTGGAGCCGCAGCTCTCAG GGAAGATGCTGGTCTTGGACTATATTCTGGCTGTGACCCGGAGGAGCAGCAGTGATAAGGTCGTGCTGGTGTCCAACTACACCCAGACCCTGGACCTGTTCGAGAAGCTCTGCCGGCTCCGGAG ATATCTCTATGTGCGGCTGGACGGCACCATGTCCATCAAGAAACGAGCCAAGGTTGTGGAGCGATTCAACAACCCTTCG AGCCCAGACTTCATCTTCATGCTGAGTAGCAAGGCTGGTGGCTGCGGTCTCAATCTGATCGGGGCCAACAGGCTTGTCATGTTTGATCCCGACTGGAACCCTGCCAATGACGAGCAGGCCATGGCCCGTGTGTGGCGTGACGGCCAGAAGAAGACCTGCTACATCTACCGCCTGCTCTCG GCTGGGACAATTGAGGAGAAGATCTTCCAGCGGCAGACTCACAAGAAGGCCCTGAGCAGCTGCGTGGTGGATGAAGAGCAGGACGTGGAGCGTCACTTCTCTCTGGGGGAGCTGCGGGAACTCTTCACTCTCAATGAGCTCACACCCAGTGATACCCATGACAA ACTGCGCTGTCGTCGCTGCGTGAACGGGCGCCAGGTCCGGCCGCCGCCTGATGGTTCGGACTGCACCTCTGACTTGGCCCAGTGGCACCACAGCGCGGACAAGAGGGGGCTCTCGGACGAGGTGTTACTGGCAGCCTGGGATGCTGCTGTCACCTTTGCCTTCCACCAGCGCTCACATGAGGAGCAGCGGGGACTTCTTTGA
- the LOC127563403 gene encoding cytochrome b-c1 complex subunit 6, mitochondrial, protein MVVEDEKKALNGEEPKKEEEEPELVDPLTTVREQCEQMEKCVKARERLETCAERVSANPHTEEDCTEELFDFLHARDHCVAHTLFESVK, encoded by the exons ATGGTGGTCGAGGACGAGAAGAAGGCGCTGAACGGCGAGGAACCGAAGAAG GAAGAAGAAGAACCAGAATTGGTG GACCCTCTGACCACTGTGAGGGAGCAATGTGAGCAGATGGAGAAGTGTGTGAAGGCCCGAGAGCGGCTGGAGACGTGCGCAGAACGAGTGTCTGCAAACCCTCACACTGAGGAGGACTGCACCGAGGAGCTCTTTGACTTCCTGCATGCCCGAGACCACTGT gtGGCTCACACGCTCTTTGAAAGTGTGAAATAA
- the RAD54L gene encoding DNA repair and recombination protein RAD54-like isoform X1, with amino-acid sequence MARAPAIRHRHPFLQDPPSRPRDSARLSDPWGPEGPPLGVGMRRSLAPSQLAKRKSAGSASDEEDWSPETPKKRRSGGEASGRDCFLSPFRKPLTQLTNRPLCLDSSQHEAFIRSILSKPFKVPIPNYQGPLGLRALGIKRAGLRHALHDPFEEGALVLYEPPPLSAHDQLKLDREKLPVHVVVDPILSKILRPHQREGVKFLWECVTGRRIPGSHGCIMADEMGLGKTLQCITLMWTLLRQSPEGKPEIDKAVVVSPSSLVRNWSNEVHKWLGGRIHPLAIDGGSKEEIDQKLASFMNQRGSRVPSPILIISYETFRLHADALQRGSVGLVICDEGHRLKNSENQTYQALNSLNTSRRVLISGTPIQNDLLEYFSLVHFVSSGILGTAQEFKRHFELPILKGRDADASEAARQKGEERLRELVGIVNRCLIRRTSDILSKYLPVKIEQVVCCRLTPLQTELYRRFLQQAKPAEELREGKMSVSSLSSITSLKKLCNHPGLIYEKCVEEEEGFSGTLDLFPPGYSCKSVEPQLSGKMLVLDYILAVTRRSSSDKVVLVSNYTQTLDLFEKLCRLRRYLYVRLDGTMSIKKRAKVVERFNNPSSPDFIFMLSSKAGGCGLNLIGANRLVMFDPDWNPANDEQAMARVWRDGQKKTCYIYRLLSAGTIEEKIFQRQTHKKALSSCVVDEEQDVERHFSLGELRELFTLNELTPSDTHDKLRCRRCVNGRQVRPPPDGSDCTSDLAQWHHSADKRGLSDEVLLAAWDAAVTFAFHQRSHEEQRGLL; translated from the exons ATGGCTCGGGCCCCTGCCATCCGCCATCGTCATCCCTTCTTGCAGGACCCGCCCTCCCGGCCCCGAGACTCCGCGAGGCTGTCAGATCCATGGGGACCTGAAGGTCCCCCCCTTGGAGTCGGGATG AGGAGGAGCCTGGCTCCGAGCCAGCTCGCCAAGAGGAAGTCAGCGGGCAGCGCCTCTGATGAAGAGGACTGGAGCCCGGAG ACTCCCAAGAAGCGGAGATCGGGCGGCGAGGCGAGTGGCCGGGACTGTTTCCTGTCACCCTTTCGGAAGCCCCTGACTCAGCTAACTAATCGGCCGCTCTGCCTGGACAGCAGCCAGCAT GAGGCGTTTATCCGGAGCATCTTGTCGAAGCCCTTCAAAGTCCCAATCCCCAATTACCAAG GGCCTCTGGGCCTCCGGGCCTTGGGCATCAAGCGGGCGGGGCTCCGCCATGCCCTCCACGACCCCTTCGAGGAAGGCGCGCTGGTTCTGTATGAGCCGCCGCCTCTGAGTGCCCATGACCAGCTGAAGCTCGACAG GGAGAAGCTCCCCGTCCATGTGGTGGTCGATCCCATTCTCAGCAAGATCTTACGGCCCCACCAGAGGGAG GGCGTCAAGTTTCTCTGGGAGTGTGTGACCGGCCGGCGCATCCCTGGCAGCCATGGCTGCATCATGGCGGACGAGATGGGCCTGGGCAAGACCCTGCAGTGCATCACGCTGATGTGGACGCTCTTGCGCCAGAGTCCTGAGGGCAAGCCGGAAATCGACAAGGCGGTGGTGGTCTCCCCCTCCAGCCTGGTCAGGAACTGGTCTAACGAAGTGCACAAGTGGCTGGGCGGCCGGATCCACCCCCTCGCCATCGATGGGGGCTCTAAAGAGGAGATCGACCAGAAACTGG CCAGCTTCATGAACCAGCGGGGCTCCAGGGTCCCCTCGCCGATCCTCATCATTTCCTATGAGACGTTCCGCCTGCACGCTGACGCCTTGCAGCGAGGGAGCGTGGGGCTGGTGATCTGTGACGAG GGCCACAGGCTCAAGAACTCGGAGAACCAGACGTACCAGGCCCTGAACAGCTTAAACACGAGCCGGCGGGTGCTCATCTCGGGGACCCCGATCCAGAATGATCTGCTGGAGTACTTCAGCCTGGTGCACTTCGTGAGCTCTGGCATCCTGG GGACGGCCCAGGAGTTCAAGAGGCACTTCGAGCTGCCGATTTTAAAGGGCAGAGATGCGGACGCGAGCGAGGCAGCCAGGCAGAAGGGCGAGGAGCGCCTCCGGGAGCTGGTCGGCATCGTGAACAG GTGTCTGATTCGGAGAACCTCGGACATCCTCTCCAAGTACCTGCCGGTGAAAATAGAGCAGGTGGTCTGCTGCAG GCTGACCCCGCTGCAGACTGAGCTGTACCGGCGGTTCCTCCAACAAGCCAAGCCGGCGGAGGAGCTGAGAGAGGGCAAGATGTCCGTGTCGTCCCTGTCTTCCATCACATCCCTGAAGAAGCTGTGTAACC ACCCAGGCCTGATCTACGAGAAgtgtgtggaggaggaagaaggctTCTCAGGAACCCTCGACTTGTTCCCCCCCGGCTACAGCTGCAAGTCGGTGGAGCCGCAGCTCTCAG GGAAGATGCTGGTCTTGGACTATATTCTGGCTGTGACCCGGAGGAGCAGCAGTGATAAGGTCGTGCTGGTGTCCAACTACACCCAGACCCTGGACCTGTTCGAGAAGCTCTGCCGGCTCCGGAG ATATCTCTATGTGCGGCTGGACGGCACCATGTCCATCAAGAAACGAGCCAAGGTTGTGGAGCGATTCAACAACCCTTCG AGCCCAGACTTCATCTTCATGCTGAGTAGCAAGGCTGGTGGCTGCGGTCTCAATCTGATCGGGGCCAACAGGCTTGTCATGTTTGATCCCGACTGGAACCCTGCCAATGACGAGCAGGCCATGGCCCGTGTGTGGCGTGACGGCCAGAAGAAGACCTGCTACATCTACCGCCTGCTCTCG GCTGGGACAATTGAGGAGAAGATCTTCCAGCGGCAGACTCACAAGAAGGCCCTGAGCAGCTGCGTGGTGGATGAAGAGCAGGACGTGGAGCGTCACTTCTCTCTGGGGGAGCTGCGGGAACTCTTCACTCTCAATGAGCTCACACCCAGTGATACCCATGACAA ACTGCGCTGTCGTCGCTGCGTGAACGGGCGCCAGGTCCGGCCGCCGCCTGATGGTTCGGACTGCACCTCTGACTTGGCCCAGTGGCACCACAGCGCGGACAAGAGGGGGCTCTCGGACGAGGTGTTACTGGCAGCCTGGGATGCTGCTGTCACCTTTGCCTTCCACCAGCGCTCACATGAGGAGCAGCGGGGACTTCTTTGA